The following are encoded in a window of Diorhabda sublineata isolate icDioSubl1.1 chromosome 3, icDioSubl1.1, whole genome shotgun sequence genomic DNA:
- the LOC130441077 gene encoding ribonuclease H2 subunit C, with protein sequence MATIHINSGKNNLDCNKKNSNIQSLPFKIHADCDAKVERYFNRNISTKNYGTLHASFRGYPLSGKIIDLPDGYVGIVLHESLRPETDKCERKFHVTNKFLQITHWNWDKEPSDNDIITQALQWVDIAEVLHSPIIEE encoded by the exons ATGGCAACGATTCATATAAATAGCgggaaaaataatttagattgtaataaaaaaaatagtaatattcAAAGTTTACCATTTAAAATTCATGCAGATTGTGATGCCAAAGTTGAAagatatttcaatagaaatatcaGCACCAAAAATTATGGAA CCTTGCATGCTTCCTTTAGAGGATACCCTTTATCTGGAAAAATAATAGATCTACCAGATGGATATGTCGGAATTGTTTTACACGAAAGTCTACGACCCGAAACTGACAAATGTGAAAGGAAATTTCATGTTACCAACAAGTTTTTACAAATCACTCATTGGAATTGGGATAAAGAGCCTAGCGATAATGATATTATAACTCAAGCACTTCAATGGGTTGATATAGCAGAAGTT CTGCACAGCCCAATAATAGAAGAATGA